The following coding sequences are from one Leishmania major strain Friedlin complete genome, chromosome 36 window:
- a CDS encoding putative DEAH-box RNA helicase — MDKEALRRAQQASRAAFLRKEASERQKAANTVVEQKLRDIEQGVVPASVAEADFLLHRSAEVNTASELFDVARRRQALGGEGEAFDRWSELAAELPSHPHSSTFPIDASQVIEKMRNVHDAGVVSAPASAVVMDATSRPLSSAGYVAMSEAEVAERVAKHAYVREKTFAELQEDRAAALQGQKERLQLQRRSLPMYQTREELVKLIRDNRVVIIVGETGSGKTTQLLQYLYEEGFHLGPRQRKRLLTTPAGAADSSKVKADADGEGDRAIVDEEQDELRLICTQPRRIAAISVAERVAQEVGCPCGSVVGYKVRFDDKTGPLTRILFVTDGMMLKEFTNDPDLSSVRAIMVDEAHERSLSTDILLGLLRDVIRRNTNLKVIVASATINAEKFSDFFDKAPVFTVSGRTYPVELFYSDEPVADYVTESAQTVLGLHLSKPLPGDILVFLPGQDAIEACAETLQSYMDEAKGQLRPLLILPIYSSLPPKEQARIYERTPPGTRKVVIATNIAETSITIDGVVYVVDCGLCKQDYYNPQAMVEELRVVPTSQASATQRAGRAGRTQPGECYRLFTAYTFHNELPPETIPEILRCSMSAVVLQLKALGIHNLLQFDFLDAPSTASLERALDHLFLLGAMKADGRLTVTGRRMAEFPLEPSLSKCLIRACALGCGRHMAMAAAMITLDSIFINTRDAKERQHIKSAREHLFGFGNGDVTGYIRLMEEWLRAGPRAGEFCRANCINARSMLRARDVLDQILKTFDRIGLDVERVPSKSSSDGKDLDEDDALAKALSAAANQIDVEAVTRALLSGFFFNVAKLEADKWSYLVVRPMDTSVPTGARRSESAGAAEASVAEIHPTSFLFGAGRKSNAHRTPSITTDAAAGVPPVLRERPGLVVFLQLRRSTKRFMTHVTAIGSAEWVLQSAPVNYFRPEELETGLRKRQRA, encoded by the coding sequence ATGGACAAGGAGGCTTTGCGCAGGGCTCAGCAGGCATCGCGGGCGGCGTTCCTGCGAAAGGAAGCGTCTGAACGCCAAAAGGCAGCCAACACTGTTGTCGAGCAAAAACTGAGGGACATCGAGCAAGGTGTCGTCCCGGCATCTGTGGCCGAGGCGGACTTTTTGCTGCACCGCTCAGCTGAGGTGAATACAGCGAGCGAGCTGTTTGACGTCGCGCGCCGGCGTCAGGCCCTCGGTGGCGAAGGCGAAGCCTTTGATCGATGGAGTGAGCTGGCAGCAGAGCTGCCGAGTCACCCACACTCATCGACATTCCCCATCGACGCATCTCAAGTTATAGAGAAGATGAGGAATGTCCATGACGCTGGTGTGGTGTCTGCGCCGgcctcggcggtggtgatggacGCGACCTCACGGCCCCTCTCTTCTGCAGGGTATGTGGCGATGAGTgaggcagaggtggcggagcGAGTGGCGAAGCACGCCTATGTGCGGGAGAAGACGTTCGCCGAGCTCCAGGAGGAtcgtgcggctgcgctgcaagGCCAGAAGGAGCGACTCCAGTTGCAGCGCCGAAGTCTGCCAATGTACCAGACACGGGAGGAGCTGGTGAAGCTCATTCGCGACAACCGCGTGGTGATCATTGTGGGTGAGACCGGATCGGGCAAGacgacgcagctgctccagtaTCTCTACGAGGAGGGCTTCCACCTGGGCCCGAGGCAGCGAAAGCGGCTGCTCACAACCCCTGCAGGGGCTGCGGATTCCTCGAAGGTGAAGGCTGACGCTGATGGCGAAGGCGATCGTGCGATTGTGGACGAGGAGCAGGACGAACTCCGACTGATCTGCACGCAGCCTCGACGAATCGCTGCGATTAGCGTTGCAGAACGCGTTGCCCAGGAGGTCGGGTGCCCGTGCGGCAGTGTTGTGGGATACAAGGTGCGTTTCGATGACAAGACGGGCCCCCTCACCCGCATCCTCTTCGTGACAGACGGCATGATGCTGAAGGAGTTCACAAACGACCCCGATCTGTCCTCGGTCAGGGCCATCATGGTCGACGAGGCCCACGAGCGTTCTCTGAGCACCGACATCCTACTCGGCCTCCTGCGCGACGTCATTCGCCGCAACACGAACCTCAAAGTCATTGTTGCCAGTGCCACCATCAACGCCGAAAAGTTCAGTGACTTCTTCGATAAGGCGCCGGTGTTCACTGTGAGCGGACGCACCTACCCAGTGGAGCTCTTCTACTCGGACGAGCCGGTGGCTGATTACGTGACGGAGTCGGCCCAGACAGTGCTGGGCCTGCACCTGTCCAAGCCTCTACCTGGCGACATTTTGGTATTCCTGCCGGGCCAAGACGCGATCGAGGCGTGCGCAGAGACCCTTCAATCGTACATGGACGAGGCGAAGGGCCAGCTGCGGCCGCTTCTTATTCTCCCGATTTACTCGTCGCTGCCACCAAAGGAGCAGGCCCGCATCTACGAGCGCACGCCGCCCGGCACACGCAAGGTGGTGATCGCGACGAACATTGCCGAAACGTCCATCACGATTGATGGCGTCGTCTACGTGGTGGACTGCGGACTGTGCAAGCAGGACTACTACAACCCGCAGGCGatggtggaggagctgcgggTGGTTCCGACGTCGCAGGCAAGTGCAACGCAGCGCGCGGGGCGAGCCGGGCGAACGCAGCCGGGTGAATGCTATCGCCTTTTTACAGCTTACACCTTCCACAACGAGCTACCACCAGAGACGATACCGGAGATTTTGCGGTGCTCGATGAGTGCAGTGGTTCTACAGCTCAAGGCGCTCGGCATTCACAACCTCCTCCAGTTTGACTTTCTTGATGCGCCGTCGaccgcgtcgctggagcgGGCGTTAGACCATCTTTTCCTGCTCGGTGCAATGAAGGCGGATGGCCGACTGACTGTCACGGGGCGGCGTATGGCTGAGTTTCCGCTGGAGCCGTCTCTGAGCAAGTGCTTGATTCGGGCGTGCGCGCTCGGCTGCGGGCGGCACATGGCCATGGCAGCCGCCATGATCACGCTGGACTCCATCTTCATTAACACCCGCGATGcaaaggagcggcagcacatcAAGAGCGCCAGGGAGCATCTTTTTGGGTTTGGTAACGGCGACGTGACTGGCTACATCCGGCTTATGGAGGAGTGGCTGCGTGCGGGTCCGCGCGCTGGCGAGTTTTGCCGCGCCAACTGTATCAACGCGCGCTCCATGCTGCGCGCACGGGATGTACTGGACCAGATTTTGAAGACGTTCGACCGCATCGGCCTTGACGTGGAGCGTGTGCCGtccaagagcagcagcgacggaaaGGACCTCGACGAAGACGATGCGCTCGCGAAGGCGCTGAGCGCAGCCGCGAATCAAATCGACGTGGAGGCCGTTACTCGGGCGCTTCTGTCTGGGTTCTTCTTCAATGTAGCGAAGCTGGAGGCGGACAAGTGGTCGTACTTGGTCGTCCGACCAATGGACACCAGCGTGCCAACTGGGGCGAGGCGGTCCGAGAGCGCGGGCGCAGCAGAAGCTTCCGTTGCCGAGATCCACCCTACCAGCTTTCTCTTTGGAGCCGGTCGCAAGTCTAACGCGCATCGCACCCCGTCAATCACCAccgacgctgcggctggtgTTCCCCCAGTGCTGCGAGAGAGGCCAGGTCTCGTCGTGTTCCTGCAGCTACGGCGGTCGACGAAGCGCTTCATGACGCACGTCACCGCCATCGGGTCTGCGGAGTgggtgctgcagagcgctCCTGTGAACTACTTTCGACCGGAGGAGCTCGAGACAGGCCTGCGCAAACGACAGCGCGCGTGA
- the MKK5 gene encoding putative mitogen-activated protein kinase kinase 5 gives MSRLKINLDAIERDGASATEGFCADGVRIGSLLVSSEGVRDNQGNSCVLSLSDLEVVPETAGGFLGKGSSGSVRRAVHRGSKKMVAVKEIKVTGQTHINEIRRELETLHAGDFATPYLVSFYGAFAHEGSVFIAMEAMDGSLHELYKPVPPPVLASITRLMLKGLTYLHRTRHLIHRDLKPSNVLYNSRTGDIKISDFGVSSNLECTKADAHSFVGTVTYMSPERLRGEHYSYGADIWSLGLVVAELAVGVCPYAGLRGGSSEARFWALLQHLNGDGAALELPPEMDSDLADFISACVVKSPDRRPTCTELLRHPFIVRHTAAVPEAEARPFAPTTPTVHAPGELFSPLNSASPAARSAVPRASEGSTLRATSPSPLERHDGETDADVADRTVVARWIHAVMVREVLHGARGHGRKDLHQEPLAAVSASTATDSGEGGGAAAVSAVSLEDVQVAQLREFRAERNLDQQSGDGGSAPVEQDCTAGVRSLTCEDLRWTSTGEPSVNLDDELNRLLF, from the coding sequence ATGTCACGACTGAAGATCAACCTTGACGCCATCGAGCGCGATGGGGCGAGTGCAACAGAGGGTTTctgcgccgacggcgtccgCATCGGTTCGCTTCTGGTGTCGTCTGAGGGAGTGCGGGATAATCAGGGCAACTCGTGCGTGCTGTCTCTCAGCGACCTTGAAGTGGTTCCGGAAACGGCTGGCGGCTTCTTGGGCAAAGGTAGCAGCGGCTCTGTTCGCCGCGCAGTTCACCGGGGCAGCAAGAAGATGGTCGCCGTCAAGGAGATCAAAGTGACAGGGCAGACGCACATCAATGAGATCCGACGAGAGCTGGAGACGCTGCACGCTGGCGACTTTGCAACGCCGTACCTCGTCAGTTTCTACGGTGCGTTCGCACATGAGGGGTCCGTCTTCATCGCGATGGAAGCGATGGACGGCTCTCTACACGAGCTCTACAAACCCGTCCCACCACCTGTCTTGGCGTCTATCACGCGACTGATGCTGAAGGGACTCACGTACCTGCATCGTACCCGCCATCTCATTCATCGCGATTTGAAGCCCAGCAACGTTCTCTACAACAGCCGCACCGGCGACATCAAGATATCCGACTTTGGTGTGAGCTCTAATCTGGAGTGCACAAAGGCAGACGCCCACAGCTTTGTTGGCACGGTCACGTATATGAGTCctgagcggctgcgaggcgagcACTACTCGTACGGGGCCGATATATGGTCTCTGGGGCTCGTTGTCGCAGAGCTGGCGGTGGGGGTGTGCCCGTATGCCGGTTtgcgcggtggcagcagcgaggcacGCTTCTGGGCACTGTTGCAGCATCTCAacggtgacggtgcagcgCTTGAGCTACCGCCGGAGATGGATAGCGACCTGGCCGACTTCATAAGCGCGTGTGTCGTGAAATCCCCTGACCGACGGCCCACGTGCACCGAGTTGCTACGTCACCCGTTCATTGTGAGGCACACAGCTGCGGTGccagaggcggaggcgagacCCTTCGCGCCCACCACTCCCACTGTTCATGCTCCCGGAGAACTCTTTTCGCCGCTGAATAGCGCCTCGCCTGCGGCAAGGTCGGCCGTGCCGCGTGCCAGCGAGGGGAGCACTCTAAGGGCTACCTCGCCATCTCCCCTTGAGCGGCACGACGGCGAAACGGATGCGGATGTCGCAGACCGCACCGTCGTTGCGCGATGGATCCATGCTGTGATGGTGCGGGAGGTGTTGCACGGAGCGAGAGGGCACGGCCGCAAGGACCTGCACCAGGAGCCACTTGCTGCCGTGTCAGCGTCCACAGCCACAGATTcgggcgagggaggcggggcggcggccgttTCTGCGGTTAGCTTAGAGGATGTACAGGTCGCACAACTTAGGGAGTTCCGGGCCGAGAGGAATCTAGATCAGCAATCGGGTGATGGTGGCAGTGCCCCCGTGGAGCAAGACTGCACCGCTGGCGTACGCTCTCTCACGTGTGAGGACCTGCGGTGGACCTCCACGGGGGAACCGTCTGTCAACCTCGATGATGAACTAAACCGACTTCTCTTTTGA